A genome region from Verrucomicrobiaceae bacterium includes the following:
- a CDS encoding VWA domain-containing protein codes for MVEPIAREVIPYLAEKIDADGGTSVIYWACGDKGDQIEEMGDLTADQARSASYAGPQNWGEHTHLLPALRYFVERFADAEWGFYVFVTDGRLDDLEAVKNYTADLSRRVAAGTAKPIKCVLIGVGEHVDEAQMEQLDDLPDALGAGGGHMGPQDRLQCVIYGTSSPRWWMKTRW; via the coding sequence ATGGTGGAGCCCATCGCACGAGAGGTCATTCCCTACTTGGCGGAAAAGATCGACGCGGATGGCGGCACCTCAGTGATTTATTGGGCATGTGGCGACAAGGGCGACCAGATCGAGGAAATGGGTGATCTGACTGCAGATCAAGCACGCAGCGCCAGCTATGCAGGCCCGCAGAACTGGGGTGAGCACACGCACTTACTGCCTGCACTGCGCTACTTCGTGGAGCGCTTCGCCGACGCGGAGTGGGGCTTCTATGTCTTCGTCACGGACGGGCGGTTGGATGACTTGGAGGCGGTGAAAAACTACACCGCTGATCTGTCGCGCCGAGTTGCTGCGGGGACTGCCAAACCGATCAAATGCGTGCTCATCGGCGTGGGTGAGCATGTGGATGAGGCGCAGATGGAGCAGCTCGATGACCTCCCGGACGCGTTAGGGGCTGGAGGTGGACATATGGGACCACAAGATCGCCTGCAATGCGTGATTTACGGGACATCTTCGCCGAGGTGGTGGATGAAAACGCGATGGTAG